Proteins encoded in a region of the Pseudomonadota bacterium genome:
- a CDS encoding SDR family oxidoreductase — MSQRRALITGITGFVGSHLAELLLAEHPDVQIYGTARWRSRLENMAHIADRVTIIECDLVDAASVRAMIAQVRPDIVFHLAAQSFVPTSWHAPVDTLTTNLMSQLNLFEAIRSSGLDPVIQIAGSSEEYGKVLPDEVPITESNPLRPLSPYAVSKVGQDMMAWQYFHCHGLRTIRTRAFNHTGPRRGEVFVESNFARQVAEIEAGLVPPVLRVGNLDAKRDYTDVRDIVRAYWLAVTKAEPGEVYNIASGTTIPVRTVLDMLLAESRVPITVELDPARLRPSDVEILLGDNGKFCRKTGWAPRIPFEQTLADLLAYWRARVAAEASLVTEKQPR; from the coding sequence ATGTCGCAGCGACGTGCCCTGATCACGGGCATCACCGGTTTTGTCGGCAGCCACCTTGCCGAGCTCCTCCTCGCCGAGCACCCCGACGTGCAGATCTACGGCACCGCGCGCTGGCGCAGCCGTCTCGAGAACATGGCCCACATCGCCGATCGCGTGACCATCATTGAGTGCGATCTCGTCGATGCCGCGTCGGTGCGCGCCATGATCGCGCAGGTGCGACCGGACATCGTCTTCCATCTCGCGGCGCAGAGCTTTGTTCCTACCTCGTGGCACGCGCCAGTCGACACGCTCACCACCAACCTCATGTCGCAGCTGAACCTCTTCGAGGCCATCCGGAGCAGCGGTCTCGATCCGGTGATACAGATCGCGGGCTCGAGCGAGGAGTACGGCAAGGTGCTCCCCGATGAGGTGCCCATCACCGAGAGCAACCCTCTCCGTCCGCTGAGCCCCTACGCGGTGAGCAAGGTGGGGCAGGACATGATGGCCTGGCAGTACTTCCACTGCCACGGGCTGCGCACCATTCGCACCCGCGCCTTCAACCACACCGGCCCGCGCCGGGGCGAGGTGTTCGTCGAGAGCAACTTTGCCCGCCAGGTGGCCGAGATCGAGGCCGGCCTCGTACCGCCCGTTCTGCGGGTGGGCAATCTCGACGCCAAGCGCGACTACACCGACGTGCGCGACATCGTGCGCGCCTACTGGCTGGCGGTGACGAAGGCAGAGCCCGGCGAGGTCTACAACATCGCTAGCGGCACGACGATTCCCGTGCGCACGGTGCTCGACATGCTGCTGGCCGAGTCGCGGGTTCCCATCACGGTCGAGCTCGATCCCGCGCGGCTGCGGCCGTCCGACGTGGAGATACTGCTGGGCGACAACGGCAAGTTCTGCCGCAAGACCGGCTGGGCCCCCCGCATCCCGTTCGAGCAGACCCTGGCCGACCTGCTCGCCTACTGGCGCGCGCGCGTTGCCGCCGAAGCCTCACTGGTCACGGAGAAGCAACCTCGATGA